A single region of the Streptomyces sp. NBC_01803 genome encodes:
- a CDS encoding SMI1/KNR4 family protein, with amino-acid sequence MNESIQRLTQLIQPPELSPPGRDWEEIFGELGTRLPVDYISFIDRYGGGQIDDYLWVLEPHCANRHYDLITHRSERAEAFEMLWNSGERKPDELSLPGADIVPWATTDNGEFLYWLIHPAAPPEDWTIMVNEARGDWWEHFPVGCVEFLASTLSGDVASEILDPEYFAGGHEFRPSSTF; translated from the coding sequence ATGAACGAATCGATTCAACGACTGACTCAATTGATCCAGCCGCCTGAGCTCTCACCTCCGGGAAGGGACTGGGAAGAGATCTTCGGCGAACTGGGAACAAGGCTCCCCGTCGACTATATTTCTTTCATCGATCGGTACGGTGGTGGTCAGATTGATGACTACCTCTGGGTTCTTGAACCCCACTGCGCAAACCGGCACTACGATCTCATCACTCATCGCAGCGAACGGGCAGAGGCTTTCGAGATGCTCTGGAACAGCGGTGAACGAAAGCCGGATGAACTTTCTCTGCCCGGAGCAGATATCGTGCCGTGGGCAACCACGGACAACGGGGAGTTTCTCTACTGGCTGATCCACCCGGCCGCCCCACCGGAAGACTGGACCATTATGGTGAACGAGGCGCGCGGAGATTGGTGGGAGCACTTCCCCGTGGGATGTGTGGAATTTCTGGCGTCGACACTCAGCGGCGATGTGGCCTCGGAGATTCTCGACCCTGAATATTTTGCTGGCGGGCACGAATTTCGCCCGTCCTCTACATTCTGA
- a CDS encoding polymorphic toxin-type HINT domain-containing protein: MDSPLSASDEEILRQECGQECVDEYRQALANSNADVVDWLADNGLDILLEVIGVNDVRRCFGDGDVESCLWTLVDVGSLVVAVGKLPAVSRAIARVSSEIPAFFRLVDVGKDTVERLRRVIDAARLAPCNSFLPGTGVVMADGTIRAIEDVRIGDLVLATDPETGQTAPRRVTREIVGDGEKNLVDITITSDGTRETITATASHPFWVPALDTWVDADDLRSGQWLRTSAGTRVQITAIEHHTRQATVHNLTVDGFHTFYVAAAGTDVLVHNSTGCIPELADWANRYYQVGSHGQAITLTTERMNHILIRHHPRYWNGSRADTQTFFREDMTIADVEHVIAATVNQNRAAIAELGNAVGGFIGVVDGIRYRVKLDAGRIVQVYPPA; the protein is encoded by the coding sequence GTGGACTCACCGCTCTCCGCCAGCGACGAGGAGATCCTGCGCCAGGAGTGCGGCCAGGAGTGTGTCGATGAATACCGGCAGGCCCTCGCGAACTCCAATGCCGACGTCGTCGACTGGCTGGCCGACAACGGCCTCGACATCCTCCTCGAAGTCATCGGCGTCAACGACGTCCGCCGCTGCTTCGGCGACGGTGACGTCGAAAGCTGCCTCTGGACCCTGGTCGATGTAGGCAGCCTGGTCGTCGCGGTCGGCAAGCTGCCCGCCGTCAGCCGGGCCATCGCCCGCGTCTCCTCCGAAATCCCGGCCTTCTTCCGCCTGGTCGACGTCGGCAAGGACACCGTCGAGCGCCTGCGCCGCGTCATCGACGCAGCCCGGCTGGCGCCCTGCAACAGCTTCCTCCCCGGCACCGGCGTGGTCATGGCCGACGGCACCATCCGCGCCATCGAGGACGTGCGGATCGGGGACCTCGTGCTGGCCACCGACCCGGAGACCGGTCAGACCGCCCCCCGGCGGGTGACGCGGGAGATTGTCGGGGATGGCGAGAAGAACCTGGTCGACATCACCATCACCTCCGACGGCACCCGCGAGACGATCACGGCGACCGCGAGCCACCCGTTCTGGGTCCCCGCCCTAGACACATGGGTCGACGCCGACGACCTGCGCTCCGGGCAGTGGCTGCGCACCAGCGCCGGCACCCGCGTGCAGATCACCGCGATCGAACACCACACGCGGCAGGCCACCGTCCACAACCTCACCGTCGACGGATTCCATACCTTCTACGTCGCCGCCGCGGGCACGGACGTCCTCGTCCACAACAGCACCGGCTGCATACCTGAACTGGCCGACTGGGCGAACCGCTACTACCAGGTCGGCTCCCACGGCCAAGCGATCACTCTCACCACGGAACGAATGAATCACATCCTGATCCGCCACCATCCCCGCTACTGGAACGGTTCGAGAGCCGACACGCAGACGTTCTTCCGTGAAGACATGACCATCGCCGATGTCGAGCACGTCATCGCCGCAACCGTCAACCAGAATCGCGCGGCCATCGCGGAACTCGGCAATGCGGTCGGTGGGTTCATTGGCGTGGTGGACGGCATCCGCTACCGGGTCAAACTGGATGCTGGCCGGATCGTGCAGGTCTATCCGCCGGCATGA
- a CDS encoding zinc-binding dehydrogenase translates to MIPAAAGGVGSLAVQLAQQAGAEVIALAGTEEKRQLACDLGADAVTDS, encoded by the coding sequence GTGATCCCCGCCGCCGCGGGTGGAGTCGGCTCGCTCGCCGTCCAGTTGGCCCAACAGGCCGGAGCCGAGGTCATCGCGCTGGCCGGCACGGAGGAGAAGCGCCAGCTCGCCTGTGACCTCGGCGCCGATGCGGTGACGGACTCCTGA
- a CDS encoding EF-hand domain-containing protein: MTASQPVRSDSLFRHTLAERRIALVAWRLLTLQVAHPVVAAGMGDWSTYRAHPWRRVQHTMDSGRRLFFHDRDALRREVVRLERTHRRIRGTDPAGRAYTAEDPEVRIWVLVTLYEALTALRALSDDPFTPAELDRLYTEFRDVCGEFGLPDELWPATAADVPGYMDRTIRERLEDSPEFRYMLSGVLRAAPRPGRLWFVGPSWPVLRVLIARMVTTLTVADLPPALRERFGLRSGRGAALLSWAVHRGARHVMTRLPHRWRFRLPVTAATPAATRSRGSRRTRRRDTRPVRLDTFFRQVLDQTGDGFIGVADLRAMAHNVCWPLELSDEREAEVHAAFDIWWRHLEETMDTDGDGRIGREEFVAAAMAGVDRDPDHLAKGLHVAVRAMFRAADTDGGGHLCADEYRTLFGGSRVHPAELNQGFRELDADGDGRITEEEFVHAFTDYFTARTATAPGTHMFGRP; encoded by the coding sequence ATGACGGCCAGCCAGCCAGTCCGCTCCGACTCCCTGTTTCGGCACACCCTCGCGGAGCGACGCATTGCCCTGGTCGCCTGGCGGCTGCTGACACTGCAGGTCGCGCATCCTGTCGTCGCGGCGGGCATGGGGGATTGGTCCACGTACCGGGCGCACCCGTGGCGACGGGTCCAGCACACCATGGACAGCGGACGCCGCCTGTTCTTCCACGACCGAGACGCATTGCGCCGCGAGGTCGTCCGCCTGGAGCGCACACACCGCCGCATCCGCGGCACCGACCCGGCCGGTCGGGCGTACACGGCCGAGGACCCGGAGGTCCGCATCTGGGTGCTCGTGACGCTCTATGAGGCGTTGACTGCGTTGCGCGCACTGTCCGACGATCCCTTCACGCCCGCCGAACTCGACCGGCTCTACACCGAGTTCCGCGACGTATGCGGGGAATTCGGCCTGCCGGACGAGCTGTGGCCGGCGACCGCCGCGGACGTTCCCGGATACATGGACCGCACCATCCGCGAACGCCTTGAGGACAGCCCGGAGTTCCGGTACATGCTGTCCGGCGTCCTGCGCGCGGCGCCCCGTCCCGGGCGCCTGTGGTTCGTGGGGCCCTCCTGGCCGGTGCTGCGCGTGCTGATCGCCCGCATGGTGACCACGCTGACCGTCGCGGACCTGCCACCCGCTCTCCGGGAGCGGTTCGGGCTGCGCAGCGGTCGGGGCGCCGCCCTGCTGTCCTGGGCCGTGCACCGCGGGGCCCGCCACGTCATGACCCGGCTGCCGCACCGGTGGCGGTTCCGCCTGCCGGTGACCGCCGCGACGCCTGCGGCCACGCGTTCACGCGGGTCCCGCCGCACGCGCCGGCGCGACACCCGCCCGGTCCGCCTCGACACGTTCTTCCGGCAGGTCCTTGATCAGACCGGAGACGGCTTCATCGGTGTCGCCGATCTGCGTGCCATGGCGCACAACGTCTGCTGGCCGTTGGAGCTGTCGGACGAACGCGAGGCCGAGGTCCACGCCGCCTTCGACATATGGTGGCGGCACTTGGAGGAGACCATGGACACCGACGGTGACGGGCGGATCGGCCGGGAGGAGTTCGTGGCAGCCGCGATGGCCGGTGTCGACCGGGACCCCGACCATCTCGCCAAGGGTCTGCACGTGGCGGTCCGGGCGATGTTCCGTGCCGCGGACACCGATGGCGGTGGCCACCTGTGCGCCGATGAGTACCGCACGCTGTTCGGCGGTTCCCGGGTTCACCCGGCCGAACTCAACCAGGGATTCCGCGAGTTGGACGCCGACGGCGACGGCCGGATCACCGAGGAGGAGTTCGTCCATGCCTTCACGGACTACTTCACCGCTCGCACCGCTACCGCCCCGGGCACCCACATGTTCGGCCGACCCTGA
- a CDS encoding TetR/AcrR family transcriptional regulator: protein MNSRGQGQERPLRADAERTVRAILEAAERVLGSNPAATMEQIAEAAGVARTTVHRRFVSREALVSALSAWATRQFHEAVQAARPDTAPPAVALHQVTANVLRVKTGWGFAMSGTTPEDPEVARVHDDVLAQCDHLFRRAREAGVLAPDSDLGWVRRVYYALIHEASQERPDSDSDVEGLAARVVDTLLHGVGPPADTAKPSP, encoded by the coding sequence ATGAACAGCCGGGGACAGGGGCAGGAGCGGCCGCTGCGGGCCGATGCCGAACGCACCGTCCGGGCGATCCTGGAAGCCGCCGAGCGGGTACTGGGCTCCAACCCGGCGGCGACGATGGAACAGATCGCGGAGGCCGCGGGCGTCGCCAGGACCACCGTGCACCGCCGTTTCGTCTCACGGGAAGCACTCGTGTCCGCGCTGAGCGCGTGGGCGACCCGACAGTTCCACGAAGCCGTCCAAGCAGCCCGCCCCGATACCGCCCCGCCGGCCGTCGCCCTTCACCAGGTGACCGCCAACGTTCTCCGAGTCAAGACCGGCTGGGGGTTCGCGATGAGTGGAACGACACCAGAGGACCCCGAAGTGGCACGGGTGCACGACGATGTGCTCGCTCAGTGCGACCACCTCTTCCGGCGGGCACGGGAGGCAGGCGTGCTTGCCCCAGACAGCGATCTGGGGTGGGTACGGCGCGTCTACTACGCCCTGATCCACGAAGCTTCCCAAGAACGACCGGACAGTGACAGCGACGTGGAAGGACTCGCCGCACGCGTGGTCGACACGCTGCTGCACGGCGTTGGCCCACCCGCCGACACCGCGAAGCCGAGCCCCTGA
- a CDS encoding oxidoreductase: MDLQLDGKTAVVTGASRGIGLATVAALTEEGMRVVAAARTVTPELKDTGAVTVAVDLSTPDGPSQLIDQATAQLGTLDLLVNNVGGGDSGESQTSGFLAFTDRQWNEALGLNLLAAVRTTRTALPSLLPKRGAIVNISSNGARMPHAGPTPYTTAKAALTAFGKALSEEFGAQGIRVNTVSPGPVRTAMWESPDGYGAELAAAMGLEHEQLLARLPAAAGMTTGRFVEPSEVAALVTYLASPLAGSITGADHIIDGGAIKTV, encoded by the coding sequence ATGGATCTGCAATTGGACGGCAAGACCGCAGTCGTGACCGGCGCGAGCCGAGGCATCGGACTCGCGACCGTCGCTGCCCTGACGGAAGAAGGCATGCGCGTAGTGGCGGCGGCGCGGACCGTCACCCCGGAACTGAAGGACACCGGGGCAGTCACCGTGGCCGTGGACCTGTCCACGCCTGACGGCCCGTCCCAGCTCATTGATCAGGCCACGGCCCAACTGGGCACGCTCGACCTGCTGGTCAACAACGTCGGCGGCGGGGACAGCGGGGAAAGCCAGACCAGCGGCTTCCTGGCCTTCACCGACCGGCAGTGGAACGAAGCGCTCGGCCTGAACCTTCTCGCCGCTGTCCGCACGACCCGCACCGCGCTCCCCAGCCTGCTCCCCAAGCGCGGAGCCATCGTGAACATCTCGTCCAACGGCGCCCGGATGCCGCACGCCGGCCCCACGCCGTACACCACCGCCAAGGCGGCGCTCACCGCCTTCGGCAAAGCCCTCTCCGAGGAGTTCGGCGCTCAAGGGATCCGGGTCAACACGGTCTCCCCCGGTCCCGTCCGCACCGCGATGTGGGAAAGCCCCGACGGCTACGGGGCGGAACTGGCCGCCGCCATGGGTCTGGAGCACGAACAACTCCTGGCGCGGCTCCCCGCGGCCGCGGGGATGACCACCGGCCGCTTCGTTGAACCCTCCGAGGTAGCGGCACTCGTGACCTATCTCGCCTCGCCTCTTGCCGGCAGCATCACTGGCGCAGACCACATCATCGACGGAGGTGCCATCAAGACCGTGTGA
- a CDS encoding dihydrofolate reductase family protein, which translates to MTRPRGSREPRWPEGDFGWTAPDEEVFRFWIDEIREVGVHLLGRRLYETMLYWETADQDRSLDDSEREWTALWKPLPKVVFSTTLSAVRGHARLASGGLAEEIERLRAEPGEGEIAIGGATLAAEAAALGLIDEYRTMVYPVLVGGGIPFFPQRECRVDLELVETRPFSSKVVYLRYRVAR; encoded by the coding sequence CTGACTCGGCCCAGGGGATCCCGCGAGCCGCGATGGCCGGAGGGCGACTTCGGCTGGACGGCGCCCGACGAGGAGGTCTTTCGTTTCTGGATCGACGAGATCCGGGAGGTCGGCGTTCACCTGCTGGGCCGACGGCTGTACGAGACGATGCTGTACTGGGAGACCGCCGACCAGGATCGATCGCTCGACGACTCCGAGCGCGAGTGGACCGCGCTCTGGAAGCCGTTGCCGAAGGTGGTGTTCTCGACCACGCTGTCGGCGGTGCGGGGCCATGCCCGCCTGGCCTCCGGCGGCCTGGCGGAGGAGATCGAGCGGTTGCGGGCCGAGCCGGGGGAGGGCGAGATCGCGATCGGCGGCGCGACCCTCGCCGCCGAGGCGGCCGCGTTGGGTCTGATCGACGAGTACCGGACCATGGTCTACCCGGTGCTGGTCGGCGGCGGCATCCCGTTCTTTCCCCAGCGCGAGTGCCGAGTGGATCTCGAACTCGTCGAGACCCGCCCCTTCAGCTCGAAAGTCGTCTACCTCCGCTACCGCGTGGCGCGTTAG
- a CDS encoding transposase family protein yields the protein MRFLSAPDGTPLWVSDVEPGSTPDITAARRHALPALDKAAAERMPTSAGNGHIGAGIGIRVPVRRPEGQSEQAPHADTHPTNALIRNVRALGERTAAALRQRRGTRQHVTLSPSRTGDITRAAPHPQQTREVIFMENTSLTGPFFPGLSGRAG from the coding sequence GTGCGGTTCCTGTCCGCCCCGGACGGCACCCCGTTGTGGGTCTCCGACGTCGAGCCCGGTTCCACCCCCGATATCACCGCCGCCCGCCGCCACGCGCTACCCGCGCTGGACAAGGCAGCCGCCGAGAGAATGCCGACTTCGGCGGGCAACGGCCATATCGGTGCGGGCATCGGTATCCGGGTCCCCGTCCGCCGTCCCGAGGGCCAGTCCGAGCAGGCCCCGCACGCCGACACCCACCCAACGAACGCCCTGATCCGAAACGTCCGCGCCCTGGGCGAACGCACCGCCGCCGCACTCAGACAACGCCGGGGCACCCGGCAACATGTCACCCTCAGCCCAAGCCGAACCGGCGACATCACCCGCGCCGCCCCTCATCCTCAACAGACACGGGAAGTGATCTTCATGGAGAACACGTCACTGACTGGCCCGTTCTTCCCAGGGCTCAGCGGACGAGCCGGCTAA
- a CDS encoding putative protein N(5)-glutamine methyltransferase — MSFFDIVAELRAAGCVFAEDEAHLLTAEARTPSELAAMVGRRVSGLPLEHVLGWAEFHGLRVAVDPGVFVPRRRTEFLTERAAALAPPRPVILDLCCGSGAVGAALLATLPGAELHAADIDPAAVACARRNLAATGGHVHEGDLYAPLPPALRGRIDILVANVPYVPTAEIPLLPAEARHHEPRTALDGGPDGLSLLRRVTAEADSWLAPGGHLLTETSGTQAPEALRIITEAGLLPGLATCEDRCATVAVATRPVA; from the coding sequence ATGTCCTTCTTCGACATCGTCGCCGAACTCCGCGCCGCCGGCTGCGTCTTCGCCGAGGACGAGGCCCATCTCCTCACCGCCGAAGCGCGCACCCCGTCCGAGCTCGCCGCCATGGTGGGTCGGCGTGTCTCCGGTCTCCCCCTCGAACACGTCCTGGGCTGGGCCGAGTTCCACGGCCTGCGGGTGGCCGTGGACCCCGGGGTCTTCGTCCCCCGCCGCCGCACCGAGTTCCTCACCGAGCGGGCCGCCGCCCTGGCGCCGCCACGCCCCGTGATCCTGGACCTGTGCTGCGGCTCGGGCGCGGTCGGCGCGGCACTGCTCGCGACGCTGCCCGGAGCCGAACTGCACGCGGCCGACATCGACCCGGCTGCGGTCGCGTGCGCCCGCCGCAACCTCGCCGCCACGGGCGGCCACGTCCACGAGGGCGACCTCTACGCCCCGCTTCCCCCGGCCCTGCGCGGCCGGATCGACATCCTGGTGGCCAACGTCCCGTACGTCCCGACCGCCGAGATCCCCCTCCTCCCCGCCGAGGCCCGCCACCACGAACCCCGTACAGCCCTCGACGGCGGCCCGGACGGCCTGTCCCTGCTGCGCCGGGTCACGGCGGAAGCCGACTCATGGCTCGCCCCGGGCGGCCACCTCCTGACGGAGACGAGCGGAACCCAGGCCCCCGAAGCTCTCAGGATCATCACGGAGGCCGGCCTGCTCCCCGGCCTGGCCACGTGCGAGGACCGCTGCGCCACGGTCGCGGTCGCCACGAGGCCGGTCGCGTGA
- a CDS encoding outer membrane protein assembly factor BamB family protein, protein MGRVYLGRSPGGRWVAVKVVHPELAENAEFRRRFAREVSAARRVNGFFTAGVVDADPNGIPAWLATAYVAGISLGDAVAAHGPWPPDSVQVLGAGLAEALEAIHLVGVVHRDLKPSNVLLAADGPRVIDFGVSVAGEASMLTQAGMTVGTPGFISPEQLTGKPVGTPADVFALGAVLAYAATGSGPFGIGSAHILNYRAVYEDPVLDALPPMLRTLVGPCLAKDPAQRPGLPALLDQLTGMADKALDTARVFAETDWLPPPVARDLHVRTSAPLPPVPLDGSGTEESGRNVFSFGPDDPTTRERRPVRRRAVLGLVGGTAAVAAAAGAGLAAGWWGVGEGPGNAEPGERRWAFATGDAVVSSPAVVNGTVYVGSLDGSLYALNAGNGERRWAFATEERVLSSPVVADGVVFVGSLDGRLYALDAESGERRWEFRTDDAVLSSPAVDGGTVYVGSGDGGLYAVDARNGERRWRFATGDVVDSSPAVVGGIVYVGSLDGVLYAVDGETGERRWEFDTEGDVFSSPAVVGGVAYVGSADARLYAVDAATGARRWAFAADARVFSSPAVVGETVYVGSDDSRLYAVDTATGTRRWSFPLTDTAGISSPAVVHGVAYVGSADGNLYAVDAATGEYRWTFSTDASVRSSPAVAGGIVYVGSDDGHLYAVQE, encoded by the coding sequence ATGGGGCGGGTTTATCTGGGACGATCGCCCGGGGGCCGGTGGGTGGCCGTCAAGGTGGTGCACCCGGAGCTGGCGGAGAACGCCGAGTTCAGGCGGCGGTTCGCTCGGGAGGTGAGTGCGGCCCGGCGCGTCAACGGGTTCTTCACCGCGGGCGTCGTGGACGCCGATCCGAACGGTATTCCGGCGTGGCTGGCGACGGCATATGTGGCCGGGATATCTCTCGGGGACGCGGTGGCCGCGCACGGGCCCTGGCCGCCGGATTCCGTTCAGGTACTGGGGGCGGGGCTGGCCGAGGCGCTGGAGGCCATTCATCTCGTGGGTGTCGTGCACCGCGATCTGAAGCCGTCCAACGTGCTGCTGGCGGCGGACGGGCCGCGCGTCATCGACTTCGGTGTGTCCGTGGCCGGCGAGGCCAGCATGCTGACGCAGGCGGGTATGACGGTCGGCACGCCCGGGTTCATCAGTCCCGAGCAGCTCACCGGCAAGCCGGTCGGCACGCCGGCCGACGTCTTCGCGCTCGGCGCCGTGCTCGCCTACGCGGCGACGGGCAGCGGGCCGTTCGGCATCGGGTCGGCCCACATCCTCAACTACCGTGCCGTCTACGAGGATCCGGTGCTGGACGCGCTGCCGCCCATGCTGCGTACGCTGGTCGGTCCCTGCCTGGCCAAGGACCCGGCCCAACGGCCCGGCCTGCCCGCGCTGTTGGACCAGCTCACCGGTATGGCCGACAAGGCGCTCGACACCGCGCGGGTGTTCGCCGAGACCGACTGGCTTCCCCCGCCCGTGGCACGGGATCTCCACGTCCGGACGAGCGCTCCCCTGCCGCCCGTTCCGCTGGACGGGTCCGGCACCGAGGAGAGCGGGCGGAACGTCTTCTCCTTCGGCCCGGACGACCCCACCACGCGGGAGCGGCGCCCGGTCCGCCGGCGGGCCGTGCTGGGGCTTGTGGGCGGAACGGCGGCCGTGGCCGCCGCCGCGGGCGCGGGGCTCGCCGCCGGCTGGTGGGGGGTGGGGGAGGGCCCGGGCAACGCCGAGCCGGGCGAACGGCGTTGGGCCTTCGCCACCGGGGACGCCGTGGTCTCCTCCCCGGCCGTGGTGAACGGGACCGTGTACGTGGGGAGCCTGGACGGCAGCCTCTACGCGCTGAACGCCGGGAACGGCGAGCGGCGTTGGGCCTTCGCCACCGAGGAACGGGTGCTGTCATCGCCGGTCGTGGCCGACGGCGTGGTGTTTGTGGGCAGTCTGGACGGGCGGTTGTACGCGCTGGACGCGGAAAGCGGGGAACGGCGCTGGGAGTTCCGCACGGATGACGCCGTGCTGTCCTCGCCCGCGGTCGACGGCGGCACCGTCTACGTCGGCAGCGGTGACGGCGGCCTCTACGCGGTGGACGCCCGCAACGGCGAGCGGCGCTGGCGGTTCGCCACCGGGGATGTCGTGGACTCCTCCCCGGCCGTGGTGGGCGGAATCGTCTACGTCGGGAGCCTGGACGGCGTCCTGTACGCGGTGGACGGCGAAACCGGCGAGCGGCGCTGGGAGTTCGACACCGAGGGCGACGTCTTCTCCTCGCCCGCCGTCGTGGGCGGCGTCGCGTATGTCGGCAGCGCGGACGCGCGTCTGTACGCGGTGGACGCGGCCACGGGCGCGCGGCGCTGGGCGTTCGCCGCCGATGCCCGGGTGTTCTCCTCGCCCGCCGTCGTCGGTGAGACGGTCTACGTCGGCAGCGACGACAGCCGGCTGTACGCGGTCGACACGGCGACCGGCACCCGCCGCTGGTCGTTCCCCCTCACCGACACGGCGGGCATCTCCTCGCCGGCCGTCGTCCACGGTGTCGCGTATGTCGGTAGCGCGGACGGCAATCTGTACGCTGTGGACGCCGCCACCGGCGAGTACCGCTGGACGTTCTCCACCGACGCCTCGGTCCGCTCGTCGCCGGCGGTCGCCGGTGGCATCGTCTACGTGGGGAGTGACGACGGCCATCTGTACGCGGTGCAGGAGTAG
- a CDS encoding RNA polymerase sigma factor, producing MTDPLPAPRGGVAPLQPLPADFRAFHQLYRPAYVRWAELFLGTRADAEEAVDRAFEQLAAEWPDVLRLDGPAGHAWTVLKHHTVEAAHARGRRAVMADTAVFETRALRDAVDPIGELAESLSIYQAIRELPERQHDVIVLRYCVGYSTIETADILGISVPGVRSTARYARHRLKEVLGLDDDERLGGGAGDRRYATDDEERDVTDGERPGGTGGERPDDAAREVSGDDVQVH from the coding sequence GTGACCGATCCCCTTCCCGCGCCGCGCGGCGGCGTGGCCCCGCTGCAGCCGCTGCCCGCGGATTTCCGCGCCTTTCACCAGCTCTACCGGCCCGCGTACGTGCGCTGGGCCGAGCTGTTCCTGGGGACGAGAGCCGACGCAGAGGAGGCCGTCGACCGCGCGTTCGAGCAACTGGCCGCCGAGTGGCCGGACGTCCTCCGGCTGGACGGCCCCGCCGGGCACGCTTGGACCGTGCTCAAGCACCACACCGTCGAGGCCGCGCACGCCCGCGGTCGCCGGGCGGTCATGGCGGACACGGCGGTCTTCGAGACCAGGGCCCTGCGCGACGCCGTCGACCCGATAGGAGAGCTGGCGGAGAGCCTGTCCATCTATCAGGCGATCCGGGAGCTTCCCGAGCGGCAGCACGATGTCATCGTGCTGCGCTACTGCGTCGGCTACAGCACGATCGAGACCGCCGACATCCTCGGGATCAGCGTGCCCGGCGTCCGCTCCACCGCGCGGTACGCCCGGCACCGGCTCAAGGAGGTGCTCGGTCTGGACGACGACGAGCGGCTGGGCGGCGGGGCCGGCGATCGGCGGTACGCCACCGACGACGAGGAGCGGGACGTCACCGATGGCGAGCGGCCGGGCGGTACCGGCGGCGAGCGGCCGGACGACGCGGCGCGGGAGGTGAGCGGCGACGATGTCCAGGTCCATTGA
- a CDS encoding SigE family RNA polymerase sigma factor, with amino-acid sequence MTTPRTAQTGTPPTFTSYVQARGPVLLRTARSLTSNPSDAEDLLQTALTKTYLAWERIEDHRALDGYVRRALLNTRTSLWRKRRVDEFAVEELPEPDPLPQPDPAEQQAIRDTMWRAVGKLPARQRAMVVLRYYEDLSEASTAEVLGVSVGTVKSAVSRALAKLREDVDLAEVAARDTQASQADQAMAA; translated from the coding sequence ATGACCACGCCCAGGACGGCCCAGACGGGCACGCCGCCGACCTTCACCTCATACGTGCAGGCACGGGGCCCGGTGCTGCTGCGCACCGCCCGCTCGCTGACCTCGAATCCCAGCGACGCCGAGGACCTGTTGCAGACCGCCCTCACCAAGACGTACCTGGCATGGGAGAGGATCGAGGACCACCGGGCCCTGGACGGTTATGTCCGCCGCGCGCTGCTCAACACGCGGACCTCGCTGTGGCGCAAGCGCCGCGTCGACGAGTTCGCCGTGGAGGAGCTGCCCGAGCCCGACCCGCTGCCGCAGCCGGACCCGGCCGAGCAGCAGGCCATCCGCGACACGATGTGGCGGGCGGTCGGCAAGCTGCCCGCCCGGCAGCGCGCCATGGTCGTCCTGCGGTACTACGAGGACCTGAGCGAGGCGTCGACCGCCGAGGTGCTCGGGGTCTCGGTCGGCACGGTCAAGAGCGCGGTCTCGCGGGCGCTCGCCAAGCTCCGCGAGGACGTGGACCTCGCCGAGGTCGCCGCCCGCGACACCCAGGCCAGCCAGGCCGACCAGGCGATGGCCGCCTGA